In one window of Thalassotalea agarivorans DNA:
- a CDS encoding peptidase domain-containing ABC transporter: MDGRVKLNFKLKKSVPVVLQTEVAECGLASLAMVAAFHGYSIDLPNLRKLFCAGQQGMNLQQMIEVAGKLNLASRPLQCPIDELHKLKLPCILHWDLTHFVVLTKVSSNKKHVVINDPAIGRRKRSIDELSKHYTGICLELTPTNKFKKKTAKQTMRLGQLWGKLTGFASGLSKLFALSLLIQCFALLSPYYMQWVVDEVIPSYDKNLLVVLAFGFGLLCLVNVISTVLRSWLVVRLSSTLNLHLGINVLSHLLKLPMSFFERRHIGDITSRFGSLAQIRERLTNGFVETLVDGVMAALVIVVMFFYSTTLTFIVLASVSLYVLFRLSLYPKFHRANEELIQTKAKEHTNFLENVRAIQPIKLYGHEPQRQAIWQNKYVEVVNNEIKIGRLKITFDAFNQLLFGCENVLVIYVATILVLSGQFTIGMLLAFIAYKKQLTTRLANLVEQLIEFKMMRLHLARLSDITLAKQEQYQEGTGIQKPHGQVTLKDVAYNLPNGETLFSNVNLNVEAGQAIAISGPSGSGKTTLLKIMLGLIQPSAGKVLLDGTDIKQIGLTHYRKVVAVVMQEDQLLNGSIMDNICFFDAQPNPLKVEKCAQLANVANDILAMPMGFNTLVGDMGSTLSGGQKQRILLARALYKEPKVLFLDEATSHLDQDNESSINNHIASLNMTRISVAHRTETLNSADKIYHLEHGVLSQNKLDTESQLIQRQ; the protein is encoded by the coding sequence ATGGACGGTCGCGTTAAGTTAAATTTTAAACTCAAGAAATCGGTACCTGTCGTTTTGCAAACGGAAGTTGCAGAATGTGGGTTAGCTAGCTTAGCTATGGTAGCTGCCTTTCATGGATACTCAATAGATTTACCGAACCTACGCAAGCTTTTTTGTGCCGGCCAGCAAGGCATGAATCTTCAACAAATGATTGAGGTAGCCGGTAAGCTAAACCTTGCTTCGAGACCCCTGCAATGCCCAATCGATGAGCTACACAAACTCAAATTACCTTGTATTTTACATTGGGACTTAACGCATTTTGTTGTGTTGACTAAAGTATCTTCCAACAAAAAGCATGTAGTAATCAACGATCCTGCGATAGGGCGCAGAAAGCGATCAATTGATGAGCTAAGCAAACACTACACCGGCATATGTTTAGAATTAACACCTACCAATAAATTTAAAAAGAAAACAGCAAAACAAACCATGCGGTTAGGGCAGCTTTGGGGCAAATTAACAGGATTTGCATCGGGACTCTCTAAACTCTTTGCTTTGTCTCTATTGATACAATGTTTTGCGCTGCTATCGCCTTATTATATGCAATGGGTTGTAGACGAAGTTATACCTAGCTATGACAAAAATTTGCTCGTGGTCTTAGCTTTTGGCTTTGGCTTACTATGTTTAGTTAATGTGATCTCTACGGTATTGAGAAGCTGGCTAGTAGTAAGACTATCGAGCACGCTAAACCTGCACCTTGGCATTAATGTACTTAGTCATTTATTAAAGTTACCCATGTCCTTCTTTGAGCGGCGCCATATTGGCGATATTACCTCTAGGTTTGGCTCACTCGCTCAGATTAGAGAACGTTTAACTAACGGTTTTGTTGAAACGCTGGTAGATGGCGTAATGGCTGCATTAGTTATCGTCGTCATGTTTTTTTACTCAACAACGCTTACTTTTATCGTGTTAGCCAGCGTTTCTTTGTACGTGCTGTTTAGGCTTTCTTTGTATCCTAAATTTCATAGAGCAAATGAAGAGCTAATCCAAACAAAAGCGAAAGAGCACACTAATTTTTTAGAAAATGTTAGAGCGATCCAACCAATCAAACTCTATGGGCATGAACCACAAAGACAAGCTATTTGGCAAAATAAGTATGTTGAAGTAGTTAACAATGAAATAAAGATCGGTCGATTAAAAATAACCTTTGATGCCTTCAATCAACTACTTTTTGGCTGTGAGAACGTACTCGTTATCTATGTCGCTACCATACTAGTGCTATCTGGGCAGTTCACTATTGGTATGTTGTTAGCCTTTATTGCTTACAAAAAGCAACTGACCACGCGTTTGGCTAATTTGGTAGAGCAGCTCATTGAATTCAAAATGATGAGGCTTCATTTAGCCCGCCTTTCAGACATCACCCTTGCTAAACAAGAACAATATCAAGAAGGCACAGGAATACAAAAACCGCATGGCCAAGTAACCCTGAAAGACGTCGCTTACAATCTACCTAATGGCGAAACGCTATTTAGCAATGTGAACCTTAACGTTGAGGCAGGGCAAGCGATTGCAATATCTGGTCCATCGGGAAGTGGCAAAACCACGCTGCTGAAAATAATGCTTGGACTAATACAACCAAGCGCAGGCAAAGTGCTTTTAGACGGCACTGACATAAAACAAATCGGCTTAACACACTACAGGAAAGTAGTCGCCGTGGTAATGCAAGAGGATCAATTACTCAATGGCAGCATAATGGATAACATTTGCTTTTTCGATGCTCAACCTAATCCACTTAAAGTAGAAAAGTGCGCACAGTTAGCCAATGTTGCCAACGATATTTTAGCTATGCCGATGGGATTTAATACCTTAGTTGGCGATATGGGAAGTACCTTATCCGGTGGTCAAAAACAACGAATACTGCTAGCGCGGGCTTTGTACAAGGAACCCAAAGTTTTGTTTCTTGATGAAGCTACAAGTCATTTAGATCAGGATAACGAGTCGAGCATTAATAATCATATTGCATCGCTCAATATGACAAGAATCAGTGTCGCACATCGAACTGAAACCCTGAACAGCGCCGACAAAATCTATCACTTAGAACACGGCGTGTTATCGCAAAACAAATTGGATACTGAATCACAGCTTATACAACGCCAATGA
- a CDS encoding type II toxin-antitoxin system ParD family antitoxin: MAKNTSITLGDHFDSFIANQIQSGRYGSASEVVRSALRLLESQETKLNSLRRMLVEGENSGIADYDLESFINELDDELKM, from the coding sequence ATGGCTAAGAACACAAGTATTACACTAGGCGATCATTTTGACAGTTTTATTGCGAATCAAATTCAAAGTGGTAGATATGGTTCAGCCAGTGAAGTCGTAAGATCGGCACTTCGTTTATTAGAATCTCAAGAAACAAAGCTCAATAGTTTGCGACGCATGTTAGTTGAAGGTGAAAACAGTGGTATAGCTGACTACGATCTTGAGTCTTTTATCAATGAGCTGGATGACGAGTTGAAAATGTGA
- a CDS encoding type II toxin-antitoxin system RelE/ParE family toxin: MNLFLLSNKAKNDLGNIALFSYHRWGKEQRNIYIRQFDEAFGLLAKNPSIGIPCNNIQKDFYKFPQGSHLIFYKLIDKNSIHIIRILHKSVDVSAIIED; the protein is encoded by the coding sequence GTGAACCTATTTCTACTGTCGAATAAGGCAAAAAATGACCTGGGAAATATAGCTTTGTTCAGTTATCACCGCTGGGGAAAAGAGCAAAGAAACATATATATCAGACAATTCGATGAAGCTTTTGGGTTACTCGCCAAAAACCCTTCTATCGGTATCCCATGTAATAACATTCAAAAAGATTTCTACAAATTCCCACAAGGCAGCCACTTAATTTTCTATAAGCTAATTGATAAAAATAGTATTCATATAATTAGGATATTGCACAAAAGCGTGGATGTTTCCGCAATCATTGAAGATTAA
- a CDS encoding acyl-CoA thioesterase, which translates to MIHQTQIKVRGYHLDIYQHVNNARYLEFLEEARWAALETTGDIEYFAKAGLAWVIVNININYRSAATMGQTLNIATKLAKIGSKSAVFHQEVTIDGTDTVVADADITFVVLDQKTGKPVEIDGEIKARLASQLS; encoded by the coding sequence TTGATTCACCAAACCCAAATCAAAGTGCGTGGTTATCACTTAGATATTTATCAGCATGTAAACAATGCGCGTTATTTAGAGTTTTTAGAAGAAGCACGCTGGGCCGCGCTTGAAACAACAGGCGATATCGAATACTTCGCAAAAGCAGGTTTAGCTTGGGTAATTGTTAATATCAATATCAATTATCGAAGTGCCGCCACCATGGGGCAAACCTTAAACATTGCCACTAAGCTGGCAAAAATTGGCAGCAAAAGTGCTGTTTTTCATCAAGAAGTGACCATTGACGGCACAGACACTGTCGTTGCAGATGCTGATATCACCTTTGTTGTGCTTGATCAAAAAACAGGGAAACCTGTTGAAATAGATGGCGAGATTAAAGCGCGATTGGCTTCGCAATTGTCGTAG
- a CDS encoding TolC family protein encodes MYRPGLSFVFFVACAFASKAHSEMLSFQQAWQMVLQHNDALAAERANIERATNVEDAFSDLNLPTVSLNAAFTRLDRDVQVKPSDLIASMPIADVNAGLGIDVDNLDGLFTSTLTERDFFTSSVTALWPIYTGGKISAAQDIASQQTLEASYLYELKKQKSFQDLTKFYYAVVLSEQILQTKQAYEDGLAKHLDNAQKMEEQGQLAKVERLQAEVSYDRAKVARQKSQKDLEIAHIALTKLVKSESTVEPTSALFINETLPEMSAFKQKTVEHYPGLKIIEAKEAQANSVIEIEKGKYHPEVFFFGNYNLYEEDNFASEILPDWEIGVGIKVPILDTSGRSGKKKAAYSQVMQARYLKAQAKSDLTVLVEKVYMEAEQSLEEYNGLASSLALAEENLKLREKAFAQGLSTSLSVVDAHIYLASIRSERLYAAYKYVVSLSELVSVSGEIQAFSRLQNEQGVPVN; translated from the coding sequence ATGTATCGTCCAGGGTTATCTTTCGTCTTCTTCGTTGCTTGTGCTTTCGCCAGTAAAGCGCACAGTGAAATGCTGAGCTTTCAACAAGCTTGGCAAATGGTGCTGCAACACAACGATGCACTAGCAGCAGAGCGCGCCAATATTGAACGAGCTACCAACGTTGAAGATGCCTTTAGCGATTTAAATTTACCTACTGTTAGCCTTAATGCTGCCTTCACCCGCTTGGATAGAGATGTACAAGTTAAACCGTCTGATCTTATCGCCAGCATGCCAATTGCCGATGTAAACGCTGGCTTAGGCATTGATGTAGACAACTTAGATGGGCTGTTTACGTCAACGCTAACCGAGCGAGACTTCTTTACCAGTTCGGTCACGGCACTTTGGCCTATTTATACCGGTGGTAAAATCTCGGCAGCTCAAGATATTGCAAGCCAACAAACCCTAGAAGCAAGCTATTTGTATGAGCTTAAAAAACAAAAAAGCTTTCAAGACCTCACCAAGTTTTACTATGCCGTTGTGCTAAGTGAACAAATCCTACAAACCAAGCAAGCCTATGAGGATGGGTTAGCGAAACACTTAGATAACGCGCAAAAAATGGAAGAGCAGGGCCAGCTTGCAAAAGTGGAACGGCTGCAAGCGGAAGTGTCGTATGACAGGGCAAAAGTAGCGCGTCAAAAATCGCAGAAAGATTTGGAAATCGCCCATATTGCACTCACTAAGCTGGTTAAATCAGAATCAACAGTTGAGCCAACATCAGCCTTGTTTATTAATGAAACACTGCCGGAAATGTCTGCGTTTAAACAAAAAACGGTCGAACACTATCCCGGCTTAAAAATTATAGAAGCAAAAGAAGCGCAAGCTAACAGCGTAATAGAAATAGAGAAGGGAAAGTATCACCCTGAAGTGTTCTTCTTTGGTAACTACAATTTATATGAAGAAGATAACTTTGCCTCTGAAATATTACCGGATTGGGAAATAGGCGTAGGTATTAAGGTGCCTATATTAGATACCTCTGGCCGTTCTGGTAAAAAGAAGGCGGCGTACAGCCAAGTCATGCAAGCACGCTATTTAAAAGCACAAGCAAAAAGCGATTTAACGGTGCTGGTGGAAAAAGTCTATATGGAAGCCGAGCAGTCACTGGAAGAATACAACGGGTTAGCTTCTAGCCTTGCTCTTGCCGAAGAAAATCTAAAACTAAGGGAAAAAGCATTCGCACAAGGCTTATCTACATCGCTTTCTGTGGTTGATGCTCATATTTATCTCGCCAGTATTCGCTCTGAAAGGCTTTATGCTGCTTACAAATACGTGGTATCGCTAAGCGAACTCGTATCAGTTAGTGGCGAAATACAAGCCTTTTCTCGCCTGCAAAACGAACAAGGAGTACCTGTAAACTAA
- a CDS encoding HlyD family secretion protein: protein MNYLKQILLPLVIISLVGWLFYHFYLAYQKPVDRIQGQIEAQQYSVSSKIAGRINKVLVRKGDIVERDQLIFTMLSPEIDAKLAQATAAERAAGAVKEQADAGARKQEIAAAESQWQKAKAAKELMEKTFTRLDNLFKEGVVSEQKRDEAFTQMKAAQFNEKSAYQMYQMAQEGARAETKKAAAEQEQMAAGVVAEVQAYQEETQIKSWHSGEVANVLLQEGELAPQGFPVVTIIDISDAWAVFHVKEIDLKRFEIGTKLDVLIPALGDTPYSFEVSHVAVMGEFATWKATSNNQGFDIRTFEIEARPTQPIAGLRVGMSMVVE from the coding sequence ATGAATTATCTCAAACAAATACTCTTACCGTTAGTGATTATTAGCTTGGTCGGCTGGCTGTTTTACCACTTTTATTTGGCTTATCAAAAGCCCGTCGATCGCATTCAAGGGCAGATAGAAGCGCAGCAATATAGTGTGTCATCTAAAATTGCTGGCCGCATCAATAAAGTCTTAGTGCGTAAAGGCGATATCGTTGAACGCGATCAATTGATTTTTACCATGCTTAGCCCCGAAATAGACGCAAAACTAGCTCAGGCAACTGCCGCTGAACGCGCTGCTGGCGCGGTAAAAGAGCAGGCAGATGCAGGCGCACGGAAACAAGAAATAGCCGCCGCCGAAAGCCAATGGCAAAAAGCAAAAGCCGCGAAAGAGCTGATGGAAAAAACCTTTACGCGCTTAGACAATCTATTTAAGGAAGGTGTTGTTTCAGAGCAAAAACGTGATGAAGCCTTTACACAAATGAAAGCCGCACAGTTTAACGAAAAATCGGCTTATCAAATGTACCAAATGGCACAAGAGGGCGCTCGCGCAGAAACCAAGAAAGCGGCAGCAGAACAAGAGCAAATGGCTGCTGGTGTGGTCGCTGAAGTGCAGGCATACCAAGAAGAAACACAGATCAAAAGTTGGCACAGTGGTGAAGTAGCAAACGTATTACTGCAAGAAGGTGAACTAGCGCCACAAGGTTTCCCTGTAGTAACTATTATCGATATAAGTGATGCTTGGGCCGTCTTTCATGTGAAAGAAATAGACCTTAAACGTTTTGAAATTGGTACTAAGCTCGATGTACTTATTCCGGCGCTTGGTGACACCCCTTATTCGTTCGAGGTATCACATGTAGCGGTGATGGGTGAGTTTGCCACATGGAAAGCCACGTCTAACAATCAAGGATTTGATATAAGAACCTTTGAAATAGAAGCTCGACCTACTCAACCCATCGCAGGGCTTCGTGTTGGTATGTCAATGGTTGTTGAATAA
- a CDS encoding ABC transporter permease, translating to MNTFSQGLRTFYHSLKADKWLFVLTCFAPMLMSLIIWLIFSAHFATQLPVAVVDQDKTTMSRALIRYYDASPTISINKTVEDISSAQALMNKGDVYAIIIIPKYLERETVKGSSPTVTTRYNSQYVLIGKLIKSALVQAHGTFNAMVEIIRNTAATHGNVALAMSEALPINQQITSLYNGKNDYAQFLVAAAVPALWQIIIMAATVLFLEKNKGQLLVQNQARRKTFWLLIKGLLPFSVLFFAQTLLFFMFALMYANWPFNGNFAIMITACFIATIACQSLAAFLYSITLDAARAMSLVAGMAAPAFAFMGITFPSSDMPVLALIWRSLLPASHYIELQNQQMNYGTVLFSTFSNLLSLFAFAVLLVAASYIFYKRQPQGETQC from the coding sequence ATGAATACGTTTAGTCAGGGACTTCGGACCTTTTATCATTCGCTTAAAGCTGATAAATGGCTGTTTGTGCTGACGTGTTTCGCGCCAATGTTAATGAGCTTAATCATATGGCTTATTTTTTCTGCACACTTTGCTACGCAGTTGCCTGTCGCCGTTGTCGATCAAGACAAAACAACAATGTCTCGCGCGCTTATACGGTACTACGATGCCAGCCCAACAATATCGATAAACAAAACTGTTGAAGATATCAGTAGCGCACAAGCGTTAATGAACAAGGGTGATGTTTACGCCATTATTATTATCCCCAAGTATCTAGAGCGAGAAACAGTTAAAGGTAGCTCGCCTACGGTCACTACTCGGTATAACAGTCAATATGTGCTGATCGGTAAACTGATAAAGTCGGCATTAGTGCAAGCCCACGGCACGTTTAATGCGATGGTCGAAATAATTAGAAATACTGCCGCTACCCATGGCAACGTCGCGCTTGCAATGAGCGAAGCACTGCCCATTAATCAACAAATCACCTCGCTATACAATGGTAAAAATGACTACGCACAGTTTTTAGTTGCGGCTGCTGTTCCCGCCCTATGGCAAATTATTATTATGGCAGCCACTGTGTTGTTTCTCGAAAAGAACAAAGGGCAATTATTAGTACAGAATCAAGCCAGACGAAAAACCTTTTGGCTGCTTATTAAAGGGTTACTCCCTTTTTCAGTATTGTTTTTTGCCCAAACCTTATTGTTTTTCATGTTTGCGTTGATGTATGCCAATTGGCCCTTTAATGGCAACTTCGCCATTATGATAACGGCCTGCTTTATAGCAACCATCGCTTGCCAGAGCTTAGCGGCTTTCTTGTATAGTATTACCCTTGATGCAGCACGTGCCATGAGTTTGGTCGCGGGTATGGCAGCACCTGCATTTGCTTTTATGGGGATTACCTTTCCAAGTAGCGATATGCCTGTACTCGCGCTAATTTGGAGAAGCTTACTACCAGCTTCCCACTATATTGAGCTGCAAAATCAACAGATGAACTACGGCACAGTGTTGTTTTCCACTTTTAGTAATCTGTTGTCTCTCTTTGCCTTTGCTGTGTTACTAGTTGCAGCAAGTTATATTTTCTATAAACGACAGCCACAAGGTGAAACGCAATGTTAG
- a CDS encoding ABC transporter permease yields the protein MLAWSKLFKAECKAIFSNVPLLVTVFFGVVFYSFLYPLPYAKQTPHNLPIVVVDKDNSALSRQLIRMIDATPEVNVLSTVNSVAEAQDSLAQEQTKGYLIVPSHFSKQLIMGEIPTLNYGGDGSLFLVFGTIVEGISYSVGTLTASIKVQQSIIAGDNINHAVKGYDAIKLDLKPVYNPTIGYQNYVVPAVFILILHQTLLIAVGLVGADQKRSKIDITATKPYWLIAPLWQLLLVRFVMFVAIYIPLSAYYLGAALVYYDVPRLADMGDIVLITLPFLLAVIALGICLGCLIDKKENVTLVVLLSSLPLVFLAGFIWPTESIPLLLNASAQFIPSTAAISMYLHSNQMGAGLSQVMTQIHQLWALVLLYVLISFYLLSKARQ from the coding sequence ATGTTAGCCTGGAGTAAGCTGTTTAAAGCCGAATGCAAAGCCATATTTAGCAATGTACCTTTACTGGTAACGGTATTTTTTGGCGTAGTATTTTATTCTTTTTTATATCCCTTGCCGTATGCCAAACAAACGCCGCACAACCTGCCAATTGTAGTTGTCGATAAAGACAATTCAGCGCTTAGTCGACAACTGATTCGTATGATTGACGCAACGCCTGAAGTTAACGTGTTGTCCACGGTCAATTCAGTTGCAGAAGCACAAGATAGCTTGGCGCAAGAACAAACCAAAGGCTATTTGATTGTGCCTAGCCACTTCAGCAAACAGTTAATTATGGGAGAAATACCAACATTAAATTACGGCGGCGACGGTTCATTGTTTTTAGTTTTTGGCACCATAGTGGAGGGGATCTCTTATTCCGTTGGTACGCTTACAGCGTCAATAAAAGTACAACAATCGATCATTGCTGGCGACAACATTAACCATGCAGTAAAGGGCTATGATGCTATAAAACTTGATTTAAAGCCGGTTTATAATCCCACGATCGGTTATCAGAATTACGTCGTGCCTGCGGTGTTTATCTTGATACTACACCAAACCTTACTTATTGCTGTAGGTCTTGTCGGCGCCGATCAAAAGCGCAGTAAAATCGACATTACTGCGACCAAGCCATATTGGTTGATAGCGCCACTGTGGCAGTTATTGTTAGTACGGTTTGTTATGTTTGTCGCCATTTATATACCGCTATCAGCTTATTACCTTGGCGCAGCTCTGGTTTATTATGATGTACCAAGGCTCGCAGATATGGGTGATATAGTTTTAATTACTCTGCCATTTCTACTTGCGGTTATCGCGTTAGGTATTTGCTTGGGTTGTTTAATCGATAAGAAAGAGAATGTAACGCTAGTGGTGCTATTGTCTTCGCTACCATTGGTATTTTTAGCCGGATTTATTTGGCCTACCGAGAGCATTCCACTACTGTTAAATGCCTCTGCTCAGTTTATTCCATCGACGGCAGCAATAAGCATGTATTTGCATAGCAACCAAATGGGTGCAGGCTTAAGCCAGGTGATGACACAGATTCATCAATTATGGGCGTTAGTATTATTGTATGTGTTGATCAGCTTTTACTTGCTAAGCAAAGCTCGACAATAA
- a CDS encoding VOC family protein, protein MSLVSNQINYVEFAAADLTITKQFFEQVFGWSFTDFGPDYTAFDNSGLMGGFYRADMSAQTATGSALIVLYHEDLNACLLAIQSHGGNIVKDIFEFPGGRRFHFTEPSGNELAVWSDK, encoded by the coding sequence ATGAGCTTAGTAAGTAACCAAATTAATTATGTTGAATTTGCCGCAGCTGACTTAACCATTACCAAGCAATTCTTTGAGCAGGTGTTTGGTTGGTCATTTACTGATTTTGGTCCCGATTACACCGCGTTTGACAATTCAGGCCTGATGGGGGGCTTTTATCGCGCTGATATGTCAGCCCAGACGGCTACAGGCAGCGCACTGATTGTGCTTTATCATGAAGATTTAAACGCTTGCTTACTTGCTATTCAAAGCCATGGTGGAAACATTGTTAAGGATATTTTTGAGTTTCCTGGCGGCAGACGCTTTCATTTTACCGAACCGAGTGGCAACGAATTAGCGGTGTGGTCTGATAAATAA
- a CDS encoding MaoC/PaaZ C-terminal domain-containing protein has translation MESLDTTAPSTSEILWSVATRKKYPLDAFEPCTRTFKDIAPDPEKIIAFKKLFNCQEVLPTYMFLIAYPYVGLTFSQSKNPSSLLGLIHIASHFKFIKAHDWTQKTDIQVTMENYVKSDKGIVYQLKTSMIQDGEVTLENVNHILDKNKQYKSAKTANANSKEANVDDVMATHKVEQSIAWQYAKVSGDYNLIHLHAIFAKMFGLKTSLMHGMYNVHWMLANMDQSQLENAGELKVSFNRPCFLPNGVALAQESPRKLSLYSSDFKDRFLVCLVKQKRAA, from the coding sequence ATGGAAAGCCTAGATACAACAGCACCTTCGACAAGTGAAATTTTGTGGTCGGTCGCTACACGAAAAAAATATCCGCTGGATGCGTTTGAACCTTGTACCCGCACGTTTAAAGACATCGCTCCTGATCCAGAAAAAATCATCGCATTTAAAAAGCTCTTTAACTGCCAGGAAGTGTTGCCTACCTACATGTTTTTGATCGCTTACCCTTACGTTGGTTTAACCTTTTCGCAAAGTAAAAACCCGAGTTCGCTGCTTGGGCTTATTCACATTGCTAGCCACTTTAAATTTATTAAAGCGCATGATTGGACACAGAAAACCGATATTCAAGTGACCATGGAAAACTATGTGAAAAGCGATAAAGGTATAGTGTATCAGTTGAAAACGTCGATGATTCAAGATGGCGAAGTAACGCTTGAAAACGTTAATCATATTTTGGATAAGAACAAGCAATATAAGTCGGCTAAAACAGCTAATGCTAATAGCAAAGAAGCTAACGTAGATGACGTAATGGCAACGCACAAGGTGGAGCAAAGCATTGCTTGGCAATATGCAAAAGTGTCAGGCGATTATAATTTAATTCACTTACACGCTATTTTTGCAAAAATGTTTGGTTTAAAAACATCGCTTATGCATGGTATGTACAACGTACATTGGATGCTTGCCAATATGGACCAAAGCCAGTTAGAGAACGCTGGCGAGTTAAAAGTGAGCTTTAATAGGCCATGCTTTTTACCAAATGGTGTAGCGTTAGCGCAAGAATCTCCGCGCAAATTATCGTTGTATTCCTCCGATTTTAAAGATAGATTTCTAGTGTGTTTAGTTAAACAAAAAAGAGCGGCATAA
- the pgi gene encoding glucose-6-phosphate isomerase has translation MLTESSQWQALQSHFESIKNTHMRDLFAQNDNRFLQFSMQASGITLDFSKNRITDETFALLIDLAKAANISGARDGMFAGEKINSTEKRAVLHTALRHFGDNQVKVDGEDVMPVIKQTLAKIKAYVNGIVSGETKGYTGKAFTDVISVGIGGSFLGPKIMSEALKPYQNHIKVHYVANVDGCHMQDVVAKLDPETTLIVTSSKTLTTQETLRNMQSARQWFVEQAGEAHIAKHFACVSTNVEGAKALGIDPENVFPMWDWVGGRYSVWSAIGLPLALGIGYDNFEAFLQGAYDMDQHFCDAPLEQNMPVIMALLGIWYRNFFGAQSHVLLPYYHYLRGLPAYVQQLDMESNGKFVTKQDTVVNYETGPIIWGSEGTNGQHSFHQLIHQGATIIPADFMLPLYPHHDVADHHAMLASNCFGQTQALMAGQTVEEIKANLAGKVDESEIDSLAQHKEMPGNKPSNTLIFDRLDPKTLGSLIALYEHKVFVQGVIWDVNSYDQWGVELGKALGNQVLSKLVNKDEALDNDASTNALIEIFRKR, from the coding sequence ATGTTAACTGAATCTAGTCAGTGGCAGGCACTTCAAAGCCATTTTGAATCAATTAAAAACACGCACATGCGTGATCTTTTTGCGCAAAACGATAACCGCTTTTTGCAATTTTCTATGCAAGCGTCGGGTATTACCTTAGATTTTTCTAAAAACCGTATTACAGACGAAACCTTCGCACTTCTTATCGATCTAGCTAAAGCGGCCAATATTAGTGGCGCCCGCGATGGTATGTTTGCCGGTGAGAAAATTAACTCTACTGAAAAACGCGCAGTATTGCATACAGCACTAAGACATTTTGGCGACAACCAAGTTAAGGTTGACGGCGAAGACGTGATGCCCGTTATCAAACAAACATTGGCTAAAATCAAAGCTTATGTAAATGGTATCGTATCAGGCGAAACTAAAGGCTATACCGGCAAAGCGTTCACCGATGTGATAAGCGTTGGTATTGGCGGTAGCTTTTTAGGTCCTAAAATCATGTCTGAGGCGCTTAAGCCTTATCAAAACCATATCAAGGTTCATTATGTTGCTAACGTTGATGGTTGTCATATGCAGGACGTGGTTGCCAAACTTGATCCAGAAACAACCTTAATTGTTACCTCATCAAAAACGCTTACAACTCAAGAAACGCTGCGTAATATGCAAAGCGCAAGACAGTGGTTTGTTGAACAGGCGGGCGAAGCGCACATAGCCAAGCACTTTGCATGTGTATCAACCAATGTTGAAGGAGCCAAAGCGTTAGGTATTGACCCAGAAAATGTATTCCCTATGTGGGATTGGGTTGGTGGTCGTTATTCTGTATGGTCAGCAATTGGTTTGCCTTTGGCATTAGGTATTGGTTACGACAACTTTGAAGCGTTTTTACAGGGCGCTTACGACATGGACCAACACTTTTGCGATGCGCCTTTAGAGCAAAATATGCCGGTTATCATGGCATTGCTTGGTATTTGGTACCGTAATTTCTTTGGTGCTCAGTCTCACGTGTTATTGCCTTACTATCATTACTTACGTGGATTACCTGCTTATGTGCAGCAGTTAGACATGGAAAGTAACGGTAAATTTGTTACTAAACAAGATACCGTCGTTAATTATGAAACTGGGCCCATTATTTGGGGTAGCGAAGGCACTAATGGTCAACACTCGTTCCATCAGTTAATTCACCAAGGCGCGACAATTATTCCGGCAGACTTTATGTTGCCTTTGTATCCGCACCACGATGTTGCTGATCATCATGCCATGCTAGCAAGTAATTGTTTTGGTCAAACACAAGCGTTAATGGCAGGACAGACGGTTGAGGAAATTAAAGCCAACCTAGCCGGTAAAGTGGATGAAAGTGAAATCGACTCGCTTGCTCAACATAAAGAAATGCCAGGTAATAAACCAAGCAATACGCTGATTTTTGATAGATTAGATCCTAAAACGTTAGGTAGCTTAATTGCCTTGTATGAGCACAAAGTTTTTGTGCAGGGCGTTATTTGGGATGTTAACTCTTACGATCAATGGGGTGTAGAACTTGGTAAGGCGTTAGGCAACCAAGTGCTAAGCAAATTGGTCAATAAAGACGAAGCGTTAGACAATGACGCATCAACCAATGCGTTGATTGAAATCTTCAGAAAACGATAA